The DNA window CATTCACACGCAAAAAAAATTTAGTATCTGATTCGTAATAATTATAATACACTATTTTATAGAGAGTGAGAATATATTTAACTAAAAAAACGTGTCACCTTTTATATCAGGCACATGAAGCAAGTTTCTGATCACGCAACGgtttttgacatagttttgtaCCCTTGGTCCACTTTGAAAAGGTTCATTCTCTATGAACCTTTGCATCAATACTTGAAAAAGTTGAAATTCACCAGCAACATGGTTATACCTATGGTTATGAGGTCCTTGTGAATCATATTGTTGCAACTCAATAGCTTTCATGTGTTGCCAACATAGAATTTCCCATGAGAGACAAGCTTGTCCAACATACACCAATTCCAAATCTCTATGAAGTTGATGAAGAAGTTTCAAAAACGGGTCAGATGTGATCTTTGTTGATTTTCTTGGCCATAAATTTTGTGAGATTATAGCATTTGAGATGGTGGATTTTGGTAATGAGATTAACTTAAGAGGGTCTTTTAGTTGAAGAAGACCTACAATTAAGGGTAAAGTGGAATGGATTAGTCATGATAATAATAATCAAAGGAAAAACATGATCCTTGATTAGTGCTAAATAAATAAGGTTTCTTTGCTTAGAGTAGAATAATAAAAACCAATCCTAGTCAAAACTTTAAAGTAATATTGAAGGTTCTTTATTCAACTTTATTGAAtgcttatgaagaaaaaaaagaacaaaTCTTATTCACTGATTTTGACAACTTTAGTGAATAATAAAGTAGACCTATGAAGAATAGGAAAAAGATTGCTagagaaataaattaaattaaattcaatagtaaaaaaattgaatttaaattcatGATTGTAGATTTGTCACTATCTCTAGATTAATTATCGAATAAATAAAGAACATAACTTTATGTGTACATAATTAAATACATGTGTTGGGTGTGAGATGAACAATGACCCACCATACTAAAATCTTTCAAGTTGATTTGAGTTTGGTAACAAAAGTTcatcaagaaaaaaaaaattatgaaattagatgagaaaagacttaaaaatttataacttttggCTGTGTAGCACTGACTATGTTGTAAAGTGTGCATGTGTCCGTGTCGGTGTCGTATTTTTGGTGTTCGTTCTTCGTACATTTTtagaaatgtaaaaaaaaaaattagaatttgtgATTATGAATATATGATGCAAGATTTCATGTTTTGATCTTAAAGCAACAAAATTTACcaaaaacaatgatatattgCATGAATCTAAAATGTTGAAAATTGCAAGAACTTAACAAAGAAAATAAGTAAATTTAGCTCTTACCTAATGCGTGCATGGTTTGATAATTCAAGATATCAAGTTTCTTCATTTTCTCTGCATAGTTGTTGTAAACTTTTTGAATCTCATTCATTTGATCCTTGAATTCAAGTAACTTCACTTCAATTTTCATTGGTTTCAATTCTTGAACCACTTTTGGTGACTCTTttacttcttgttcttgttcatcttcatcttcaacttctTCAATGATTGTGGCAAGTCCACCTTGTCTTGAATTCTTCAATTCCAACTTCAATTGCTCCACTATATCTTCATGCTCCCATTCaaaatcatcttcatcttcatcagatTCTGATTCATTCAATTCTTCTTCACACTTAGCTTCTTCACTTTTCTTCATACCTTGTTTTTCATCTTTCACTTCAAAGTTCAAACCATGTTCTATAAAGGCTTTCAAACCCTTCATGTTAGGTTCCATTTCTATATACTCATTTTCAGAAAAAACCTCAAAGTTTGAAACTTTATCATCAAATGAAGATGGGTTTTCCTCCACACCTCCTTTTCTTTCATCTCTCATCATCAATTTTAGAATCTCCGACTCAAATTTTTCGCTACCAAGAAAGTCATAGCTAAATGAATCATCAATTTTGTTGATGTTGCCATTGCTCCAAATCAAACCACTTGAGCTAGATGATTCTGACTCAGAATCAGATGTCACTGAATTTTCATTGAAAATGAAATAGTCTTCATCAGATGAATCAATTCCACCAAACACCTCGCCCTCGAAAGGAATCTGTTTATCGGTCGAATGAATATGATCTTCTTTTTGCTCTTCTTTTTCAGTTACAAAGTCTTTATCTGAATCAATGTTTGAAAACTCTTTGTGCACATTATTGGAAATGGATGAAATATTCGGACTCGTGAAGAACTCTCGAAAACTGAATCGAAATGTCATCGGTTCTTCTACGAAACCACTCATATCTTTCTCTGATGAGTATTCATACTTACTTGTGGCTATTGTTTTTGTGTCACTCTCCACTAAAACAGAGTCCTCTGTTTTTTGTTCTGTTTCTTCTTCCATTTtattatcaccatgaacatcgaaACCCTCATCACCGAAAACCGATAATTGTGATTCGATTTCATCCATTTTCTCATAAATATCATGAATCTCAAACTCATCATCCTTCACAATATACCCTTCTGTATCGTTTTCATCTATTTTGTTACCATCTTCAATAAAATCAGAGATATTCTCCATGAAAACAGAGTCCTCTGTTTCAGTTTCATCAATTTTTCCTCCATTTTGATGAACATCATAGTCAATCTCTTCAAGAGAATCTTCTCCTATTTCTTCGTCTTcctcctcttctttctcttcttcgaCCTTCGTATAATCATGATGAAGATCATGTTCAATTTCATGATCAAATGAACCACTCTCCATGGAAACaacaccttcatcttctcctCCATTTTTCTCACCACCTTCATGAACAACAAAGTGTTAACAATAGTGAACATATGTAAACATAGAAAAAGGAAAAACACCCTTTAGCTTAGGGTTTCAATAGAATGAACAAAAACTGAAGAGTAAGGGTTACACCAGAGTATAAATACTAAAAGTTAGAAAAGACCGAATTACCCTAACAAAGATACAATAAacaaatataacaataataataataataataaccaacaTCTCCCCTCAAACTCAAGATGCATTAGCAGAGAGCATCGAGAGTTTGTCAATCAAAAAACGAAAACGTTTAATGGAATGCGTCTTCGTAAACAAATCAGCAATCTGTAGAGCGGACGAGACGAACGGTAGAGTAATTGTCCCGTGCTGAAGATGATGACGAGTGAAGTGACAatcaatctcaatatgtttggttcgtTCATGAAAGACAGAGTTGTGGGCAATTTGAACAGCACTTTTGTTATCACAATACATAGGAGTTGGTTTAGAAAGAGTGACACCCATATCAGAAAGTAACCAACGCAACCAAACTATTTCAGTAGTGGTGGATGCCATAGCACGATACTCAGCTTCTGTAGAAGAACGAGATACAATATCTTGTTTCTTACTCTTCCAAGAAATAAGAGAGTCTCCAAGAAAGACACAAAATCCTGTAGTAGACTTACGATTCGTGGGGTCTCCGGCCCAATCAGCATCAGAATAAGCACGTAGTTCCAATGATGACGATGAGGGAAAAAGAAGGCTCTGAAATTGGGTTCCACGAAGATAACGACATATGCGAAGAACAACTGCCCAATGCAATGTAGTAGGAGAGACAACAAACTGACTAACAACATGCACAGCATAAGCAATATCTGGTCTAGTAATTGTAAGATACACCAAACTGCCAACCAATGTACGATATAAGGTGGGATCTGGAAGGGGAACACCATCAGATAGAGCATATTTCACAttcaactcaagaggactatctGCTACTTTGGTATCAGAAAGGCGACTTTGATCAAGAATGTTGGCAATATACTTGGATTGAGAGAGAAGATAACCTCTAGGAGAGTAGGCAACTTCAATGCCTAAGAAGTAGCGAAGAGTGCctaagtccttcatctcaaaTTGTTTGGCCAACTGTAATTTCAAATCATTAATTCCATCCATATCATCAcctgtaataatcatatcatcaacatataatgaAAGTAAAATACGACCGTGACAAGTGGTTTTGACAAACAACGCAGAATCATGATCACTAGAGCTAAAGCCAATAGATGTAATCACAGTGGTAAACTTCTCAAACCAAGCTCGTGgagcttgtttcagaccataTAATGCTTTCTTCAACTTACATACTTCCCCTTGATTATGAGAAACACCTTGTGGAGGTACCATATAAACTTCCTCTTGAAGATcgccatttagaaatgcatttttaacatccatttgataaatatGCCACTGACGAATAGATGCAACTGCAATAAGAGTGCGAATAGTAGTCATTTTAGCAAcaggagcaaatgtttcttcataaTCCATACCATATTGTTGAGAGAATCCCTTAGCAACAAGTCGTGCTTTGTATCGCTCAACTGACCCATCAGACTTAGTTTTGATCTTGTATATCCACCGAGACCCAATAGCACGTTTTCCAGGAGGAAGAGGTACTAATTCCCAAGTATCTGTTTTATGCAGAGCAGAAAGTTCTTCTGTCATAGCCTGCTGCCAAAGAGGGTCAAGAATAGCCTCTTTATAGGAAGAGGGCTCAGACAAACTGTGTATAGAGGTTagaaaagaagcaaaagaagaagAGTAAGTTGAATATACAAAATCAGGTAATTGAGTAGACTTACGCTCACGAGAGGGATAACGAAGAGGCGGAGGATCAACAATCGTAGGAGGTTCTTGGGTAGCCGTGGGGACAAGAGGGATGTCAATATCTGGAGTAGCAGTAGTATCAGTCCTGCAATTCTCAAAATTACAATCACTAGAAATATTTTCATTTTGACCAAAAGGATCGATATGAGTGAGTTTCGAACTACTAGTAATATAAGAATCAGAAGAAAGAGAGTAAAAAGGAATGTGTTCAAGAAAAACAACGTGACGAGAAACATACAATTTCTTTGCACTAGGATCATAACAACGATAACCCTTTTGACCATCCCCATAACCAAGAAAAACACATATAGCTGAACGAGAAGACAACTTACTACGTTCTACTTGTGGGCGAAGAACAAAACAAGTAGAACCAAACACTTTCAAAGAGGAATAATCAGGAACAAAGTTATATAATTTTTCAAAGGGAGACAAACCTGATGTGACTGACGATGGAATTCTATTAATAACATGAACAGCAGTAAGAACAGCTTCACCCCAAAATTCACTAGGAACCGAAGCAGACAACAAAAGAGAGCGAGCAGTCTCCATAATGTGACGGTGTTTCCTTTCAgcaaccccattttgttgaggtgtatcaGTACAAGAGGTTTGATGAATTGTACCATCAAAAGCAAGCAATTCAGAGAATTTATTAGAGGTATATTCACCACCTAAATCACAGCGGAAGCACTTTATAACAACATTATGTTGAGTCTTAACCATAGCACGAAACATACAGTAAATGTCAAAAAATTCAGAACGATTTTTCATAAGATAAACCCAACAATAACGAGTATAGTCATCAATAAACGAAACATAATATCTAGATCCACCCTTAGTAAGAAGTGGTGATGGACCCCATACATCAGAGTGAACTAAGTCAAATGGTGCATATGAAATGGAAACACTTTTATTAAAtggtaaagctgaaaatttagcaAGTTTACAACCACAACAATCTGAGATATCACTGGTTTGTAACTTTCCTAAAGCTCCAGTAGAAGCCAAATACTTTAATCTAGAAGCAGAGACATGTCCAAGACGGGAATGCCATAAATAAAAACTAGAAGACGAAGAATTTAAACGAAAAGAAGATAATAAATCAGCTGTGGAAGTAGAGGTTGAGGCTGCAGTATCTGGGACTCTCAACTCATCCAAGATATAAAGTCCCCCTTGTCTACGGCCTGTCCCAATCAGCCTCCCGGAATGAGGATCCTGCACAcaacaagaagtggaagaaaacATAACTGAGTAACCAGAATCACACAATTGACTAACAGAAGCAAGACTCAAAGTGAGGTTAGGAATATAATAGACATTAGAAAATGACAAATTTGGTGTGGAGATAGAACCAATGCCTTCTAATGGCATATGAGTGCCATCAGCAGTCATAACTGACATAGATGGTGTAGTATTCAAGGACATAAATGATTTTGCATCATATGACATATGATGTGATGCTCCAGAGTCAAGAATCCATATGGAAGGAGATATACCTGGCAAACAAGAAGAGTTCAAACCTTTAATAGAGGAGGCAGACATGGCACGAGACTGAGTGGCAAAAAGCTTTTGGAGTTGCTCTGCAATATCAGATAGTTGAGAAGTAGTCTCAGATGGATATACATGCTCAGAACTAGAACCAATGGTAGGAGGAGCAGCAGTAGCCACATTGGATGATGGATGTTTGAAATTTTTCTTATTTCCTTTCAACAATTTGGGACATTGAGCTTTCCAATGACCTTTCTCCTTACAAAAAGCACATTCATCAATACCAAGCCCAATTCTACCTTGAGGTTTTCCTTTGTAAACTGGAGCAGCAAAAACAGTTGGAGGAGTGGAGAGAACTCCTTTATCTGGAATCAAATTGGAGTGAGACTTGAGTCTAATTTCTTCTGCCAACAATTCATTAAAAACTGAATCAACATTAGGAAGTGGATTACGATGTAGAATACCCCCACGAagtccctcaaaatcatccctaaGCGCCATCAGAAATTGAACCAAACGTTGCTCTTCTCTTTGATCAGTGTATGCTTTGACCACTTTTAATTCAGACGATTCCATAAGAGCCAACTGATCCCACAAATTACTCATAGTTGAATAGAATTCCTGAATGGTCATATTATTCTGTTTGAGAGCTCTAATATCACTCTCCAGCTGGTACCGTTTTGCAAAATTAGATTGAGCATACAAACGTTTCAAATGGTCCCAAACCTCCTTAGCAGTATCATATTTTGCTAGTTGCACTCCTATTGACTGAGAAACAGAATTATTGATCCAAGTAAGAATCTTAGAATTATTGACATCCCATGTTTCCAACTCTTTTGCATATTTTGCTTCATCCTTTTTATCCGTAGGTTTAACAAAGGTTCCATCAACATAACTCCACATCCTTTTTCCTTTCAAAAAATTTTTCATTACGTAATTCCAATAAGAATAATTTTCTCCATTGAGTTGAACACTAATAGATTGAAGAGAATCATCTTTATCATGACTCATTGTATTTAACTATGAGATAACCAAAAACACCACaattaagtaaaaataaattaaataaaagtgatccaaaaagaatcaatttttttttcactGTATAAGAAATAAGGATTCTCTATTGAATAGGTATACCACCAAGTTGTTTTTCCACCTACCACGTTGAATTTTTGTACTGTATCAAGAAGAAAATTGGCAAAGCTTCAACGAGGAAAAGGATAAAATTGACGACTAGCCAACACACTACAGGAACAAATGAAACCGTCAAATTCAATTGAAACAGTACCGTCAATACTCCAACAAATCGGCAACGAACAAATATGTGTACCACTTCGCGGTAGATCCGAAATCAAACCAAGCtctttgataccatgttaacaaTAGTGAACATATGTAAACATAGAAAAAGGAAAAACACCCTTTAGCTTAGGGTTTCAATAGAATGAACAAAAACTGAAGAGTAAGGGTTACACCAGAGTATAAATACTAAAAGTTAGAAAAGACCGAATTACCCTAACAAAGATACAATAAacaaatataacaataataataataataataaccaacaCAAAGTTCAAAGACTCACTCTCCATGAAAACTTCATCTTCCATTTCACT is part of the Vicia villosa cultivar HV-30 ecotype Madison, WI linkage group LG2, Vvil1.0, whole genome shotgun sequence genome and encodes:
- the LOC131651645 gene encoding uncharacterized protein LOC131651645 yields the protein MESGSFDHEIEHDLHHDYTKVEEEKEEEEDEEIGEDSLEEIDYDVHQNGGKIDETETEDSVFMENISDFIEDGNKIDENDTEGYIVKDDEFEIHDIYEKMDEIESQLSVFGDEGFDVHGDNKMEEETEQKTEDSVLVESDTKTIATSKYEYSSEKDMSGFVEEPMTFRFSFREFFTSPNISSISNNVHKEFSNIDSDKDFVTEKEEQKEDHIHSTDKQIPFEGEVFGGIDSSDEDYFIFNENSVTSDSESESSSSSGLIWSNGNINKIDDSFSYDFLGSEKFESEILKLMMRDERKGGVEENPSSFDDKVSNFEVFSENEYIEMEPNMKGLKAFIEHGLNFEVKDEKQGMKKSEEAKCEEELNESESDEDEDDFEWEHEDIVEQLKLELKNSRQGGLATIIEEVEDEDEQEQEVKESPKVVQELKPMKIEVKLLEFKDQMNEIQKVYNNYAEKMKKLDILNYQTMHALGLLQLKDPLKLISLPKSTISNAIISQNLWPRKSTKITSDPFLKLLHQLHRDLELVYVGQACLSWEILCWQHMKAIELQQYDSQGPHNHRYNHVAGEFQLFQVLMQRFIENEPFQSGPRVQNYVKNRCVIRNLLHVPDIKDDSKGGEEDPIASGRLEDIIKESMRVFWEFIRADKDNGNVNVISMHIGNDLKDPSISNLLVDIRTQLQKKDKKLKDIIRTGNCIVKKFQKHHEDQLDHEQLVAQVGLRLISRVINMSQLRKEQVLWCSEKLNRIKFLSRKVVHVEPSFLLFPC